The following are from one region of the Gammaproteobacteria bacterium genome:
- a CDS encoding YifB family Mg chelatase-like AAA ATPase, whose translation MSLAVLYSRALAGIQAPLVTVETHIANGLPSFTIVGLPDTEVKESKDRVRAALQNAQFKMPAQRITVNLAPADLPKESGRFDLPIALGILAATGQIPGDKLDQYEWAGELALTGELRPIHGALAMTYNASQSGRSFVLPQQNAAEAALVNKATIYAAKSLLQICAHLSGHEPLPVYRNLPENGNGAQDSVYPDLDEVKGQTHAKRALEIAAAGGHSLLMIGPPGTGKSMLAARFPGILPPMTEQEALESAAIQSLGYGNFNVKNWKRRPFRSPHHTASGIALVGGGSQPRPGEISLALHGILFLDELAEFDRKVLEVLREPLESGKITISRAARQAEFPAQFQLIAAMNPCPCGYLGHPSGKCHCTPDQIARYRNRISGPLLDRIDMQIEVPAVPQQELVKQQISGEKSSTIRQRVEKAYQLQLDRQEKTNSRLSVKEIDRFCALDNASENLLKQAISRLNLSARAYHRILKVAQTIADLAGIEKINSQHIAEAIQYRRLDKQ comes from the coding sequence ATGTCTCTTGCCGTTCTGTATAGCCGGGCGCTTGCGGGTATCCAAGCGCCGTTAGTGACGGTGGAAACCCACATCGCCAACGGTTTACCCAGTTTCACCATCGTCGGTCTCCCCGATACCGAAGTCAAAGAAAGCAAAGACCGCGTCCGTGCGGCACTGCAGAACGCGCAGTTCAAAATGCCCGCGCAGCGTATCACGGTCAATCTGGCGCCTGCCGATCTGCCGAAAGAAAGCGGGCGTTTCGATTTACCGATCGCACTCGGCATACTCGCAGCCACCGGGCAAATTCCCGGCGACAAACTGGATCAGTACGAATGGGCCGGAGAACTCGCGCTGACCGGTGAACTGCGGCCCATCCACGGTGCGCTGGCGATGACCTACAACGCTTCACAATCCGGCCGCAGTTTCGTACTGCCGCAACAAAACGCCGCGGAAGCGGCACTCGTTAACAAAGCCACGATTTATGCCGCCAAGTCGTTGCTGCAGATTTGCGCGCATTTGAGCGGGCACGAACCTTTGCCGGTTTACCGGAATCTCCCGGAAAACGGCAATGGCGCACAGGATTCGGTCTATCCTGATCTGGATGAAGTCAAAGGGCAAACCCATGCCAAACGCGCACTGGAAATCGCCGCCGCCGGTGGACACAGTCTTCTGATGATCGGCCCGCCGGGCACCGGCAAGTCGATGCTGGCAGCGCGCTTTCCCGGTATTCTGCCGCCCATGACCGAGCAAGAAGCTTTGGAATCCGCCGCGATTCAATCGCTCGGTTACGGCAATTTCAACGTTAAAAACTGGAAACGGCGCCCATTCCGCTCCCCGCATCACACCGCTTCCGGCATCGCTCTGGTCGGCGGCGGCAGTCAGCCGCGCCCTGGCGAAATCTCACTGGCACTGCACGGCATATTGTTTCTCGACGAACTCGCCGAATTCGACCGTAAGGTACTGGAAGTCCTGCGCGAACCCCTCGAATCCGGCAAAATCACCATCTCCCGCGCCGCCCGCCAAGCCGAATTCCCGGCGCAATTTCAACTGATCGCTGCGATGAATCCCTGCCCTTGCGGCTACCTAGGACATCCCTCCGGCAAATGCCACTGCACCCCCGATCAGATCGCCCGCTACCGCAACCGAATCTCCGGCCCATTACTCGACCGCATCGACATGCAAATCGAAGTACCCGCTGTGCCGCAACAGGAACTGGTGAAACAGCAAATTAGCGGCGAGAAAAGCAGCACGATCCGCCAGCGCGTTGAAAAAGCCTATCAATTACAACTTGACCGGCAGGAAAAAACGAATAGCCGCTTGAGTGTTAAGGAAATCGATCGATTCTGCGCACTTGATAACGCCAGCGAGAATCTGCTGAAACAAGCCATCAGCCGTTTGAATTTATCCGCTCGCGCGTATCACCGCATTCTCAAAGTCGCGCAAACCATTGCGGATTTGGCGGGAATCGAAAAAATCAACAGTCAGCATATTGCGGAAGCGATTCAGTATCGCCGGTTGGATAAACAGTAA
- a CDS encoding accessory factor UbiK family protein, producing MLNKNVIDEINAKVSDILHNSPAKDIEKNIRVLLSGAFTRLDLVTRDEFDVQQEVLQRTREKLILLEARVAELEARLNQSASGATEKNEAPDRVQAEG from the coding sequence ATGCTTAATAAAAACGTAATCGACGAAATCAATGCCAAAGTCAGCGACATTCTGCACAACAGCCCGGCCAAGGATATCGAAAAAAACATCCGGGTACTGTTATCGGGCGCTTTTACCCGGCTTGATCTTGTCACGCGCGATGAATTTGACGTGCAGCAGGAAGTGCTGCAACGCACCCGGGAAAAATTGATACTCCTCGAAGCCAGAGTGGCCGAATTGGAAGCGCGCTTGAATCAATCCGCATCGGGTGCAACAGAAAAAAATGAAGCACCGGATCGCGTGCAAGCCGAGGGGTAG
- a CDS encoding phosphotransferase, whose protein sequence is MERRQLLEHWLQDQFPAQPFTLQPASADASFRRYFRVAVDDQTVIVMDAPPQHEDCAPFLRVAEILAATGVHVPKILAQNLDLGFLLLSDLGNTTFLQALRQQPDEASRFYGEAIDALVRMQLSHQAESLPAYDEALLQRELDLFPDWYIAKHLQADLTEKQQAVLRTVFSRILHNNLVQPKVLVHRDYHSRNLMVTAPNPGIIDFQDAVYGPITYDLVSLLKDAYIQWDEERILDWAIRYWEKARRAELPVSADFAAFYRDFEWMGVQRHLKVLGIFARLNYRDGKAAYLNDMPLVMQYLRKTCERYRELDPLLNLLDALHPVESGQKVGYTF, encoded by the coding sequence ATGGAACGCAGACAATTACTTGAGCATTGGTTGCAGGATCAATTTCCCGCACAACCGTTTACATTACAACCGGCATCGGCGGATGCCAGCTTCCGGCGTTATTTCCGTGTTGCTGTTGACGATCAGACTGTTATCGTCATGGATGCGCCGCCGCAGCATGAAGATTGCGCGCCATTCTTGCGTGTGGCGGAAATTCTCGCGGCAACCGGCGTGCATGTGCCTAAAATACTGGCGCAAAATCTCGATCTGGGTTTCTTGCTGTTATCCGATCTGGGGAATACGACATTCCTGCAAGCACTCCGGCAGCAACCCGATGAAGCCAGCCGATTTTATGGCGAAGCAATTGATGCGCTGGTCAGAATGCAATTGTCGCATCAGGCGGAAAGCCTGCCGGCTTATGACGAAGCTTTGCTGCAAAGAGAACTCGATCTGTTTCCGGATTGGTATATTGCAAAACATCTGCAAGCGGATTTAACGGAAAAACAACAGGCTGTGTTGCGCACCGTTTTTTCCCGGATTCTGCACAACAATCTGGTGCAACCCAAAGTGCTGGTGCATCGCGATTATCATTCGCGCAATCTGATGGTGACTGCTCCCAATCCGGGCATCATCGATTTCCAGGATGCCGTGTATGGCCCGATTACGTACGATCTGGTGTCGCTCTTGAAGGATGCGTACATCCAATGGGACGAAGAGCGCATTCTTGACTGGGCTATCCGTTATTGGGAAAAAGCGCGCCGGGCTGAACTTCCGGTCAGTGCGGATTTTGCTGCGTTTTACCGGGATTTCGAATGGATGGGCGTGCAGCGCCATCTCAAGGTGCTGGGGATTTTTGCCCGGCTCAATTATCGCGACGGCAAAGCGGCGTATTTGAACGATATGCCGCTGGTGATGCAGTATTTGCGCAAAACGTGCGAGCGCTACCGCGAACTCGATCCGTTGCTGAATTTGCTGGATGCATTGCATCCGGTCGAATCCGGTCAGAAAGTTGGCTATACCTTCTGA
- a CDS encoding nucleotidyltransferase family protein yields MVLAAGRGERMRPLTDAMPKPLLKAGGHALIEYQLNNLARAGFTDIVINHAYLGEMIEKALGCGEHYGVRIRYSPEQVVLETAGGIANALPLLTGESGDQPFLVVNADIYCTMDYAALLPALQEMQTDTDRLAHLVLVDNPPHHADGDFALCGVQVKLTGNPKLTFSGIGIYQARLFSGIQPGLPVKLAPLLRQAMQAGKVSGAYFSGQWVDVGTPERLELLDKQLKSRAESSAGSL; encoded by the coding sequence ATGGTACTCGCCGCCGGGCGCGGTGAACGCATGCGTCCGCTCACCGATGCAATGCCCAAGCCGTTACTGAAGGCGGGTGGGCACGCATTGATCGAGTATCAATTGAACAATCTGGCGCGCGCCGGTTTTACCGACATCGTCATCAATCATGCGTATCTGGGTGAAATGATCGAAAAAGCTTTGGGTTGCGGTGAACACTACGGTGTGCGTATCCGCTATTCGCCCGAGCAGGTGGTGCTGGAAACGGCAGGCGGGATTGCCAATGCCTTGCCACTATTGACGGGAGAATCCGGCGATCAGCCGTTTCTGGTGGTGAACGCCGATATCTATTGCACAATGGATTATGCAGCGTTGTTACCGGCATTGCAGGAAATGCAGACTGATACGGATCGGCTTGCGCACCTGGTTCTGGTCGATAATCCGCCGCACCATGCCGATGGTGATTTTGCGTTGTGCGGTGTCCAAGTTAAGCTGACTGGAAATCCAAAACTGACGTTCAGCGGCATCGGTATTTATCAGGCGCGGCTTTTCAGCGGTATACAACCCGGTTTGCCGGTTAAACTTGCACCGTTGTTGCGGCAGGCCATGCAGGCAGGGAAGGTGAGCGGCGCCTATTTTTCCGGTCAATGGGTCGATGTCGGAACGCCGGAGCGGCTTGAATTATTGGATAAACAACTCAAATCTCGCGCAGAATCATCCGCCGGATCGCTTTAA
- the pepP gene encoding Xaa-Pro aminopeptidase — protein sequence MTHFQHFIARRQHLASKMQSGIAIIPTAPERLRNRDAHYPYRFDSYFYYLTGFREPEAVLVLVIAGDDAPPKQLLFCREKNQEREIWDGYRYGPEAAKAIFGFDEAHAIDKLDELLPKLLADQKAVYTALGLDPAWDQRVIGWLNRVREQARTGVAAPTEIRDSRALLDEIRLIKDTEELQVMQRAADISAQAHQRAMQTTRPGMREYEIEAELLYTFYRHGAQAPAYTSIVAGGANACVLHYVQNDAELKSGDLLLIDAGCELNGYASDITRTFPVNGKFTAPQRDVYQLVLAAQAAAIAQVQPDNNWNDPHQAALQVLAQGFIDLGLCRGSVDAVVESEDYKRFYMHRTGHWLGMDVHDAGEYKLQGEWRKLQPGMVLTVEPGCYIRPADNVPEHFWNIGVRIEDDVVVTPSGHEILTLAAPKTIAEIEELMQ from the coding sequence ATGACACACTTTCAACATTTCATCGCCCGCCGCCAGCATCTGGCAAGCAAAATGCAATCCGGCATCGCGATTATCCCGACCGCGCCGGAACGCCTGCGCAATCGTGACGCACATTATCCTTACCGTTTCGACAGCTATTTTTATTATTTGACCGGGTTTCGCGAACCGGAGGCGGTGCTGGTGCTCGTTATCGCAGGTGATGATGCGCCGCCGAAACAGCTATTGTTCTGCCGCGAAAAGAATCAGGAGCGGGAAATCTGGGATGGTTACCGTTATGGGCCGGAAGCCGCGAAAGCAATTTTCGGTTTTGACGAAGCGCATGCCATTGATAAACTGGATGAGTTACTTCCCAAATTATTGGCCGATCAAAAGGCTGTTTATACGGCACTGGGGCTGGATCCGGCTTGGGACCAGCGCGTCATCGGCTGGTTGAACCGGGTACGCGAACAAGCGCGTACGGGCGTTGCCGCGCCAACAGAAATTCGCGACAGCCGCGCATTGCTGGATGAGATACGCTTGATCAAAGACACCGAGGAATTGCAGGTTATGCAGCGCGCCGCCGATATTTCGGCGCAAGCGCACCAGCGCGCGATGCAGACAACGCGACCGGGCATGCGTGAGTACGAAATCGAAGCGGAATTGCTCTACACGTTCTACCGGCACGGCGCGCAGGCGCCGGCTTATACTTCCATCGTTGCCGGCGGGGCCAATGCGTGTGTGTTACATTATGTGCAGAATGACGCTGAGCTGAAATCGGGTGACTTGCTATTGATCGATGCCGGGTGTGAATTAAACGGCTATGCATCGGACATCACCCGCACATTCCCGGTGAACGGTAAATTCACTGCGCCGCAGCGCGATGTTTATCAGCTGGTGCTAGCCGCGCAGGCGGCGGCGATCGCGCAAGTGCAACCGGATAACAATTGGAATGATCCGCACCAAGCGGCATTGCAGGTATTGGCGCAGGGTTTCATCGATCTGGGGTTGTGCCGGGGCAGTGTCGATGCCGTTGTGGAATCGGAGGATTACAAGCGTTTCTACATGCATCGAACCGGACATTGGCTCGGCATGGACGTTCACGATGCCGGCGAGTACAAATTGCAAGGTGAATGGCGTAAATTGCAACCGGGCATGGTGCTGACCGTCGAACCGGGGTGTTATATCCGCCCGGCAGATAATGTTCCGGAACATTTCTGGAATATCGGTGTTCGTATAGAAGACGATGTTGTGGTTACGCCGTCAGGGCATGAAATTTTGACGCTGGCGGCGCCCAAAACAATAGCCGAAATAGAGGAGCTGATGCAATGA
- a CDS encoding penicillin acylase family protein, which translates to MQSTFRFIRFSLLISLSITGLLMLAAVLSLRGSLPQYDGEAALPGLSTAVAVERDALGSVTFHGANRMDLAQAMGFVHAQERFFEMDLMRRQAAGELAELFGAGALSHDRKARPFRMRTRAAEVLQRLPEEQRQLLDAYRIGVNQGLAALTVRPFPYLLTQTVPVIWRNEDSILVIYAMFFILNEENIYRELGLSHLHAALPATVYEFLTQNAGVWDAPLIDEPFSLAQLPPATDINLQTLDSHLFQDGDLHTEQAPGSNSFAVSGALADGAAIVANDMHLTLRVPNVWFRSRLVYPDAITIGQIHDITGISLPGVPAIVTGSNRHIAWSFTNSHGDFSDWVRIQIDERDNTRYLGATGWQPLRIVQETIRVRNAPDEVLTVSETEWGPVIAQDHDKTPLALAWTALQPDAVNLKLTELETVRTAAHAAEIAPLFGIPVQNFIVGDRDGNIGWTLAGRIPARSAGYNAQIPADWTPPGNGWHGWLDPEDYPELHNPPSHRLWSANSRTVSGDQLTLLGNGGFDLGARALQIRNRLFASEQFDTDDMQAIQLDYRALLLTRWHQLLQTTLESTGSDAAWIAAMKTALSDWDGAASAHSVAYRIVRTYRYEVMKTVMNGFAAPVRQHHTGFELPRLSQTELILWQLIEQQPQHLLPPQFKNWQELLQHCAQTIAQQLQQDGGITERDWGTQNAARIKHPLSQKLPSWISRWLDMPHDPLPGDHNMPRVQSPNFGASQRSVVAPGQEEQGYFDMPGGQSGHPLSPYYGSGHANWVSGEPTPFLPGAAERRMKLMPRR; encoded by the coding sequence ATGCAGTCTACATTTCGATTTATCCGCTTCTCCCTGCTAATAAGCCTGTCAATTACCGGCTTATTAATGCTTGCAGCTGTTTTATCACTGCGCGGCAGCTTGCCGCAGTATGACGGCGAAGCGGCATTACCCGGTCTAAGCACAGCAGTAGCGGTCGAGCGGGATGCATTAGGCAGCGTCACATTTCACGGCGCAAACCGGATGGATTTGGCGCAGGCGATGGGTTTTGTGCATGCGCAGGAACGTTTTTTCGAGATGGATTTGATGCGTCGGCAAGCCGCGGGCGAACTCGCCGAATTGTTCGGCGCCGGCGCGCTTTCGCATGACCGCAAAGCACGGCCGTTCCGCATGCGCACACGCGCCGCCGAAGTATTACAGCGGCTTCCGGAAGAACAACGGCAATTGCTCGATGCTTACCGGATCGGTGTCAATCAGGGCCTCGCCGCGCTGACGGTGCGGCCTTTTCCTTATTTGCTGACGCAGACCGTGCCGGTAATCTGGCGCAATGAAGACAGCATCCTGGTCATCTACGCCATGTTTTTCATCCTGAACGAAGAAAATATTTACCGCGAGCTGGGACTCTCGCACCTGCACGCCGCACTGCCCGCAACGGTTTACGAATTTCTGACGCAGAATGCCGGTGTCTGGGATGCGCCGCTGATCGACGAGCCTTTTTCTCTGGCACAACTGCCGCCGGCAACGGATATCAACTTGCAAACGCTGGATTCGCATTTATTCCAAGACGGTGATTTGCACACCGAACAAGCGCCGGGCAGCAACAGTTTTGCGGTTTCCGGCGCATTGGCCGACGGCGCCGCGATCGTCGCCAACGACATGCATTTGACGCTGCGCGTGCCCAATGTCTGGTTCCGCTCGCGGCTCGTTTACCCCGATGCCATCACCATCGGCCAAATACATGACATCACCGGCATCAGTCTGCCCGGCGTTCCGGCGATTGTCACCGGTTCAAACCGCCATATCGCCTGGAGTTTCACCAATAGCCACGGCGACTTTTCCGATTGGGTGCGCATCCAAATCGATGAGCGCGATAACACGCGTTATCTCGGTGCAACCGGTTGGCAACCGTTGCGGATCGTGCAGGAAACTATCCGTGTGCGCAATGCGCCGGATGAAGTGCTGACCGTTTCAGAAACCGAATGGGGGCCGGTCATTGCGCAAGATCATGATAAAACGCCGCTGGCGCTAGCATGGACAGCGCTCCAGCCGGATGCCGTCAACCTAAAACTGACCGAATTGGAAACGGTAAGAACGGCGGCGCACGCGGCAGAAATCGCACCCCTGTTCGGCATTCCGGTACAGAATTTCATCGTTGGCGATCGCGACGGCAATATCGGTTGGACACTCGCGGGCCGTATTCCCGCGCGCTCGGCCGGTTATAACGCGCAAATACCCGCCGACTGGACACCTCCGGGCAACGGCTGGCATGGCTGGCTTGATCCGGAAGATTATCCGGAACTCCACAACCCGCCCTCACACCGTCTGTGGTCAGCCAATTCGCGCACCGTTTCGGGCGATCAGCTGACGCTGCTCGGTAACGGCGGCTTCGATCTCGGCGCGCGCGCACTGCAAATCCGTAACCGTCTGTTCGCCAGCGAACAATTCGACACTGACGATATGCAAGCGATTCAACTGGATTACCGTGCGCTGCTGCTAACCCGTTGGCATCAATTGCTGCAAACGACGCTCGAATCAACCGGCAGTGACGCTGCGTGGATCGCGGCAATGAAAACCGCGTTGTCCGATTGGGATGGAGCCGCGTCCGCGCATTCCGTCGCGTACCGCATCGTGCGTACGTACCGCTACGAAGTCATGAAGACCGTAATGAACGGCTTTGCCGCACCGGTGCGTCAGCATCACACCGGTTTCGAGCTTCCCCGGTTGAGCCAGACCGAACTGATTCTATGGCAATTAATCGAACAACAACCGCAGCATTTGCTCCCGCCGCAATTCAAAAACTGGCAGGAATTGCTGCAGCACTGCGCCCAAACGATCGCACAGCAGCTGCAGCAGGATGGCGGCATTACGGAACGCGACTGGGGAACGCAGAATGCGGCGCGCATCAAGCATCCGCTCAGCCAGAAACTGCCGTCATGGATTTCACGATGGCTCGACATGCCGCACGATCCGCTGCCGGGCGATCACAACATGCCGCGCGTGCAATCGCCGAATTTCGGCGCGTCACAGCGTTCGGTGGTTGCTCCGGGTCAGGAAGAACAAGGGTATTTCGATATGCCGGGTGGGCAAAGCGGGCACCCGCTGTCACCGTATTACGGCAGCGGGCACGCCAACTGGGTCAGCGGCGAACCGACACCGTTCCTGCCGGGTGCGGCTGAGCGGCGGATGAAATTGATGCCACGGCGATAA
- the flhB gene encoding flagellar type III secretion system protein FlhB → MAEDSDLERTEEATPKRLEKAREEGQIARSQELTTFTLLLAAAGGIVFMGSGLMDKLLKVMKEGMYIERELAHQPDLMLNRFYELAFEGLLAIAPLLLLLLIVAFFAPMSLSGWMFSTNAIMPKFNRINPMSGFARIFSMHSLVELVKAILKTVVIGSVAALVIWSNKDTVMMLLTMPVDLGITRTGEFLTMSFLLIVGAMILVVLIDVPYKLWEHAKQLRMTKEEIRKEYKESEGDPFIKARIRGLQREAARRRMMAEVPKADVIVTNPTHYAVALRYQSSSMRAPKVVAKGVHLLAARIREVAEENRIPILEAPPLARALYYHAELESEIPEKLYTAVAEVLAYVFQLRRYNEYGGKVPQPPVDVPVPAELDPGVAEPGNA, encoded by the coding sequence ATGGCTGAAGACAGTGATTTAGAACGAACGGAAGAGGCGACGCCGAAGCGCTTGGAGAAAGCGCGAGAGGAAGGCCAGATTGCGCGTTCTCAAGAACTGACGACATTCACGTTATTGCTGGCTGCAGCAGGTGGCATCGTGTTCATGGGCTCCGGCCTGATGGATAAACTGCTGAAAGTGATGAAAGAAGGCATGTACATAGAACGTGAATTGGCGCATCAGCCGGATTTGATGCTCAATCGCTTTTACGAGCTGGCTTTTGAAGGCCTGCTGGCGATTGCACCCTTACTGCTTTTACTCCTGATCGTGGCTTTTTTCGCGCCGATGTCGTTGAGCGGCTGGATGTTCAGTACCAATGCAATTATGCCAAAGTTCAATCGCATCAATCCCATGAGCGGTTTTGCCCGGATTTTCTCGATGCATAGCTTGGTTGAACTGGTCAAAGCGATTCTTAAAACGGTCGTGATCGGCAGTGTCGCTGCACTGGTGATCTGGAGCAACAAAGACACCGTGATGATGTTGCTGACGATGCCGGTTGATTTGGGCATTACCCGCACCGGTGAATTCCTGACGATGAGTTTTCTGCTGATCGTCGGTGCGATGATCCTGGTCGTCTTGATCGACGTGCCTTACAAGCTCTGGGAACATGCCAAGCAGTTGCGTATGACCAAGGAAGAAATCCGCAAGGAATACAAGGAAAGCGAAGGCGATCCGTTCATCAAGGCGCGTATTCGCGGTCTGCAACGGGAAGCCGCGCGCCGCCGCATGATGGCGGAAGTGCCGAAAGCCGATGTGATTGTAACCAACCCGACGCATTACGCCGTGGCGCTGCGCTATCAGAGCAGCAGCATGCGGGCGCCGAAAGTGGTCGCCAAAGGCGTGCATTTGCTGGCGGCGCGTATCCGTGAAGTCGCCGAAGAGAATCGCATCCCGATTCTGGAAGCACCGCCGCTGGCACGGGCGTTGTATTACCACGCCGAGCTGGAAAGTGAAATACCGGAAAAATTGTATACCGCGGTTGCCGAAGTGCTGGCTTACGTTTTTCAGTTAAGACGCTATAACGAATACGGCGGCAAAGTGCCGCAACCGCCGGTGGATGTACCGGTTCCGGCGGAATTGGATCCGGGCGTGGCAGAACCGGGCAATGCGTAA
- the flhA gene encoding flagellar biosynthesis protein FlhA, whose protein sequence is MNNAITLSSLGTMSNLRNLAGPILIIIILAMMVLPLPPFILDLFFTFNIAVSIIVLMVSLYTRNPLDFAVFPTILLLTTLLRLSLNIASTRVVLLYGHTGPDAAGKVIEAFGHFLVGGNYAIGLVVFIILVVINFVVITKGAGRIAEVSARFTLDAMPGKQMAIDADLNAGLIGEEEARKRRSVISQEADFYGSMDGASKFVRGDAVAGILIMLITIVGGLIVGVMQHDLEVAAAAKNYTLLTIGDGLVGQIPALIISTAAGLMVSRVTTDEDLGEQVLNQLFSQPQILIITASILGIMGLIPGMPNFVFLLIASILGGIAYLKLKNPVVQPVEAPAPELPTIEKADASWNDVTPIDTLGLEVGYRLIPLVDKAQQGDLLKRINGIRRKFAQDIGFLPPVIHIRDNLELRPNAYCITLKGSIIGQGESYSGMYLAINPGRVTAQLPGTATSDPAFGLPAVWIEANLREQAQINGYTVVDASTVVTTHINHLIHMHAAELLGRQELQKLLDHLNTQFPKLIEDLVPKLLPLSTVQKVLHNLLEENVHIRDMRTIIDVLTEYAAQTQDAIELTAIVRSALGRAIVDQYYPAGSEVQVMSLHHELENILTQVMQTGGAQGTGIEPGLADTVLREARSAAQQQEKLGLPMVLLVPGAIRFLLAKFLRRAIPQLRVLAHSEIPDSRKIKITSVIGGNK, encoded by the coding sequence ATGAATAATGCAATCACCCTGTCATCTTTAGGAACAATGAGCAATCTCAGGAATCTGGCCGGTCCGATTCTGATTATCATCATCCTGGCCATGATGGTGCTGCCGTTGCCGCCGTTCATACTGGATCTGTTTTTCACCTTCAATATTGCGGTGTCGATCATCGTCTTGATGGTGAGTTTGTATACTAGAAATCCGCTCGATTTTGCGGTATTCCCGACGATTCTGCTGCTGACTACGTTGTTGCGACTGTCGCTGAACATCGCCTCGACCCGGGTGGTACTGCTGTACGGTCATACCGGACCGGATGCGGCCGGTAAGGTGATCGAAGCGTTCGGACACTTCCTGGTGGGCGGTAATTACGCGATCGGGCTGGTGGTGTTCATTATTCTGGTGGTGATCAACTTTGTCGTGATCACCAAGGGTGCGGGACGTATCGCCGAAGTCAGCGCGCGTTTTACCCTGGATGCCATGCCCGGCAAGCAAATGGCCATTGATGCCGACTTGAATGCCGGTTTGATCGGTGAAGAAGAGGCGCGCAAACGCCGATCGGTCATTTCTCAGGAAGCCGATTTTTACGGCTCGATGGATGGTGCCAGTAAATTCGTGCGCGGCGATGCGGTTGCCGGCATATTGATTATGCTGATTACCATCGTCGGCGGGCTGATTGTCGGTGTCATGCAGCATGATTTGGAAGTGGCTGCGGCGGCGAAGAATTATACCTTGCTGACCATCGGCGACGGTTTGGTCGGACAAATTCCCGCGTTGATTATTTCCACCGCTGCCGGTTTGATGGTGAGCCGTGTCACGACCGACGAAGATCTCGGTGAACAGGTTCTGAATCAATTGTTCAGTCAGCCGCAAATCCTGATTATTACCGCTTCCATACTGGGCATCATGGGGCTGATTCCCGGCATGCCGAATTTCGTATTTCTGCTGATTGCCTCCATTTTGGGTGGGATTGCGTATCTCAAATTGAAAAATCCGGTTGTCCAGCCGGTTGAAGCGCCCGCGCCGGAATTGCCTACGATCGAAAAAGCCGATGCAAGCTGGAACGACGTCACGCCGATCGATACCTTGGGACTGGAAGTCGGCTATCGCTTGATTCCTCTGGTCGATAAAGCGCAGCAGGGTGATTTGCTGAAGCGGATCAATGGTATCCGCCGGAAATTCGCACAGGATATCGGCTTTTTGCCGCCGGTCATCCATATCCGCGATAACCTGGAGCTGCGGCCGAATGCGTATTGCATTACATTGAAAGGCTCGATTATCGGGCAAGGCGAGTCGTATTCCGGCATGTATCTGGCGATCAATCCGGGACGTGTGACAGCGCAGTTGCCCGGCACGGCGACGAGCGATCCGGCATTTGGCCTTCCTGCCGTGTGGATCGAAGCGAACTTGCGCGAGCAAGCGCAAATCAACGGTTATACCGTGGTCGATGCCAGCACGGTGGTGACCACCCATATCAATCATTTGATCCATATGCACGCCGCTGAGTTACTGGGGCGGCAGGAATTGCAGAAACTGCTGGATCATCTCAATACGCAGTTTCCGAAACTTATTGAGGACCTGGTGCCGAAGCTGCTGCCGCTATCGACGGTACAAAAGGTTTTGCACAATTTACTGGAAGAGAATGTGCATATCCGCGATATGCGCACCATCATCGATGTATTGACCGAGTATGCAGCGCAAACGCAGGATGCCATCGAGTTGACCGCCATTGTCAGAAGCGCCCTGGGGCGTGCGATCGTCGACCAGTATTATCCTGCCGGTTCCGAGGTGCAGGTGATGAGTCTGCATCACGAACTGGAAAACATTCTGACCCAGGTCATGCAAACCGGCGGCGCGCAAGGCACCGGCATCGAACCGGGGCTTGCTGATACCGTGTTGCGCGAAGCCCGCAGCGCCGCGCAGCAGCAGGAAAAACTGGGGTTGCCGATGGTGCTGCTGGTGCCGGGCGCGATCCGCTTCCTGTTAGCAAAATTTTTGCGCCGTGCCATTCCGCAGTTGCGCGTACTGGCGCATTCCGAAATTCCGGATTCTCGAAAAATCAAAATCACTTCCGTGATTGGAGGTAACAAATGA